A portion of the Oncorhynchus gorbuscha isolate QuinsamMale2020 ecotype Even-year linkage group LG07, OgorEven_v1.0, whole genome shotgun sequence genome contains these proteins:
- the LOC124039370 gene encoding 39S ribosomal protein L27, mitochondrial-like, whose amino-acid sequence MAALSSLMFKSRAGLLLPCQSSLTDWVRFASKKAGGSSKNVGGKSPGRRYGFKKTDGNFVHAGNILATQRLMRWQPGAHVGIGTNNTLYALEDGIVRFTKEVYVPAPRSSETFKVITKLPTGTVLYKTFINVVPNKQEGKFKLVGMF is encoded by the exons ATGGCTGCGCTCTCGTCCTTGATGTTCAAGTCCAGAGCAG GTCTTCTGCTCCCTTGCCAGTCCTCTCTCACGGACTGGGTGCGGTTCGCCTCCAAGAAGGCAGGCGGTAGCAGTAAGAATGTCGGTGGAAAGAGCCCTGGTCGCAGATATGGCTTCAAGAAAACAGATG GGAACTTTGTCCATGCTGGCAACATCCTAGCAACACAGAGGCTCATGAGGTGGCAACCAGGAGCGCAT gtggGGATTGGAACCAACAACACCCTGTATGCCCTGGAGGACGGCATTGTCAGGTTCACGAAGGAGGTGTATGTTCCAGCCCCACGCAGCTCTGAGACCTTCAAGGTCATCACCAAGCTGCCCACAGGAACTGTACTCTACAAGACCTTCATCAACGTAGTGCCCAACAAACAGGAGGGCAAATTCAAACTGGTTGGCATGTTCTGA